A window of Diospyros lotus cultivar Yz01 chromosome 14, ASM1463336v1, whole genome shotgun sequence contains these coding sequences:
- the LOC127790110 gene encoding factor of DNA methylation 1-like, which translates to MDYSSDEESDLSESEINEYKEKPYGELRAGKYKVKNVNGMLRCPFCAGKKKQDYKYNELYQHASGVGKGSSNRSAKQKANHLALAMYLESEFAEAAEQSQCLNEPALVSEKPEESDLYCWPWIGIVTNIVNDPKHGKSLGSSEHWLGKFQKFKPLDVEIFQDDNNQTLQAVVKFNNDWTGFRNGMEFEKSFETARHCKKEWITHKGSPGLDIYGWFARADDYNSEGPVGDYLRKKGKLTTISDLVQETAQGRNKIVAKLANEIDLKNENLNELQYKYNEKTMSLSRMLEEKDMLHQAFYEETRKMQRLAREHVRRILDEQERLNYDLEVKRKELDSWGKKLNKSEAITEREKQKLDEDKQKNTTRNNSLQMASMEQKRADENVLRLVEEQKKEKQEALNKILQLERQLDAKQKLEMEIEELKGNLQVMRHLGDDAAVQNQIKEMNEKLEQKVDEMSDLEELNKTLVRKERESNDELQEARKELIKRLSEMLSGKTLVGIKRMGEIDMKPFQNVCKERFSSSEAEIKATELCSLWQERLKNPEWQPYKFVATEGGNLVEVINEDDELLKGLKDEWGVEIHKAVGTALMEMNEYNPSGRYVVSELWNFKENRKATLKEVIAYLLKSLKTLKRKR; encoded by the exons ATGGATTACTCTTCAGATGAAGAGTCTGATTTGAGCGAATCAGAGATCAATGAGTACAAAGAGAAACCTTATGGGGAACTAAGGGCTGGGAAGTATAAAGTCAAGAATGTAAATGGCATGCTCAGGTGTCCCTTTTGTGCgggaaagaagaaacaagatTACAAGTATAACGAACTTTATCAACATGCTTCAGGAGTGGGCAAAGGTTCCTCCAACAGAAGTGCTAAACAAAAGGCAAATCATCTTGCATTGGCAATGTACTTAGAATCTGAATTTGCAGAAGCGGCAGAACAATCGCAGTGTTTGAATGAACCTGCTCTAGTATCCGAGAAGCCTGAAGAAAGTGATTTATATTGTTGGCCTTGGATTGGAATTGTTACAAACATTGTAAATGATCCAAAGCATGGAAAATCTTTGGGTAGCAGTGAACACTGGTTGGGGAAGTTCCAAAAATTTAAGCCTTTAGATGTTGAGATTTTTCAGGATGACAATAACCAAACTTTACAAGCTGTTGTGAAATTCAATAATGATTGGACTGGTTTTAGGAATGGCATGGAATTCGAGAAGTCTTTTGAAACTGCTCGTCACTGTAAAAAAGAGTGGATAACACATAAAGGATCTCCTGGTTTAGACATTTATGGATGGTTTGCGCGTGCGGATGATTATAATTCAGAAGGACCAGTCGGAGACTACCTTCGTAAAAAAGGAAAGTTGACAACAATCTCTGACCTTGTCCAGGAAACTGCTCAAGGTAGAAACAAAATTGTGGCTAAACTAGCCAATGAAATTgacttgaaaaatgaaaatttgaatgAGTTGCAGTACAAGTACAATGAGAAAACTATGTCTTTGAGTAGGATGCTCGAGGAGAAAGACATGCTACACCAGGCTTTCTATGAAG AAACAAGGAAGATGCAGCGCCTAGCTCGTGAACATGTCCGAAGAATTTTGGATGAACAGGAGAGGCTGAATTATGATTTAGAGGTCAAGAGAAAGGAGCTTGATTCCTGGGGCAAAAAACTGAACAAAAGCGAAGCAATAACTGAACGTGAGAAACAGAAACTGGATGAGGACAAACAAAAG AATACAACTAGAAACAATTCACTGCAAATGGCTTCCATGGAGCAGAAAAGGGCTGATGAGAATGTCTTAAGATTGGTTGAAGAGCAAAAG AAGGAGAAACAGGAGGCTTTAAACAAGATACTTCAGTTGGAAAGACAGCTAGATGCTAAACAGAAGTTAGAGATGGAAATTGAAGAGCTGAAAGGAAACTTGCAGGTGATGAGACATCTAGGAGATGATGCAGCAGTTCAAAATCAGATAAAAGAGATGAATGAGAAATTAGAGCAAAAGGTTGATGAGATGTCTGATTtggaagagttaaataaaacCCTCGTTCGTAAAGAGCGTGAAAGCAATGATGAGCTGCAAGAAGCTCGTAAAGAATTAATAAAG CGTTTGAGTGAAATGCTGAGTGGGAAAACTCTTGTTGGGATAAAAAGAATGGGGGAAATAGATATGAAGCCATTTCAGAATGTGTGCAAAGAAAGATTTTCGTCTTCTGAAGCTGAAATCAAGGCCACAGAATTATGCTCCTTGTGGCAAGAGAGGTTAAAGAATCCAGAATGGCAGCCTTACAAATTTGTTGCTACTGAGGGTGGAAATCTTGTG GAAGTCATAAACGAAGATGATGAATTACTCAAAGGTCTCAAGGATGAGTGGGGAGTTGAGATACACAAGGCAGTTGGAACTGCCTTGATGGAAATGAATGAATACAATCCAAGTGGCAGGTATGTAGTTTCTGAGCTATGGAACTTTAAAGAGAATAGGAAAGCGACATTGAAGGAAGTCATTGCTTATCTCTTAAAGAGCTTGAAGACATTGAAGAGGAAGAGGTGA